From the genome of Rhizobium binae, one region includes:
- a CDS encoding TCR/Tet family MFS transporter, whose amino-acid sequence MLDPKFVRRGLFLVFVILFLDIIGIAIIMPVLPAYLEQLTGGSVSDAAIDGGWLMLVYAGMQFLFAPLLGNLSDRFGRRPVLLLSVLTFAIDNFICGIATSFWMLFVGRVLAGISGGSFATCSAYIADISTEENRAKNFGLIGIAFGVGFTIGPVIGGFLGEFGPRVPFLGAAALSLLNFIAACFLLPETLEAKNRRRFEWKRANPLGALRQMRHYPGIGWVSLVMFLFFLAHAVYPSVWSFVSTYRYGWSEGQIGLSLGIYGIGAALVMGLVLPRIVPLLGEWKTAVLGLCFSAAGLTGYAFAWEGWVVYVVIVATVMENVADPPLRSIAAGKVPPSAQGELQGALTSLSSITTIVGPLIFTQMFGYFTRPEAAVTFAGAPYLTAAVLIFLAAAVFLTRVRVREPAEALEAAG is encoded by the coding sequence ATGCTTGACCCGAAATTCGTTCGCCGCGGCCTTTTCCTGGTCTTCGTCATTCTCTTCCTCGACATTATCGGCATCGCCATCATCATGCCGGTGCTGCCCGCCTATCTGGAGCAACTGACCGGCGGCAGTGTCAGCGATGCGGCGATCGACGGCGGCTGGCTGATGCTCGTCTACGCCGGGATGCAATTCCTCTTCGCACCGCTGCTCGGAAACCTGTCCGATCGTTTCGGCCGTCGGCCGGTGCTTCTGCTTTCGGTGCTGACCTTTGCGATCGACAATTTCATCTGCGGCATCGCCACCAGCTTCTGGATGCTGTTCGTCGGCCGCGTGCTCGCCGGCATCAGCGGCGGCAGCTTCGCCACCTGCTCGGCCTACATCGCCGATATCAGCACCGAGGAGAACCGGGCGAAGAATTTCGGGTTGATTGGCATCGCCTTCGGTGTCGGCTTCACGATCGGCCCCGTCATCGGCGGGTTCCTCGGAGAGTTCGGGCCGCGTGTGCCGTTCCTTGGCGCGGCAGCGCTGTCGCTCCTCAATTTTATCGCCGCCTGCTTCCTGCTGCCGGAAACGCTGGAAGCGAAGAACCGCCGCCGCTTCGAGTGGAAGCGCGCCAACCCGCTCGGCGCGCTTCGCCAGATGCGTCACTACCCTGGCATCGGCTGGGTCAGCCTCGTGATGTTCCTGTTTTTCCTTGCGCATGCCGTCTATCCCTCCGTCTGGTCGTTCGTCTCGACTTATCGTTACGGCTGGAGCGAGGGGCAGATCGGCCTGTCGCTCGGTATCTACGGGATCGGCGCCGCGCTCGTCATGGGGCTTGTCCTGCCGCGGATCGTGCCGCTGCTTGGCGAGTGGAAGACGGCTGTCCTCGGCCTCTGCTTCTCGGCTGCAGGGCTGACCGGCTATGCCTTCGCCTGGGAGGGGTGGGTCGTCTACGTCGTCATCGTCGCGACCGTGATGGAAAACGTCGCCGATCCGCCGCTGCGCAGCATCGCCGCCGGCAAGGTGCCGCCTTCGGCGCAGGGCGAGTTGCAGGGCGCGCTGACCAGTCTCAGCAGCATCACCACGATCGTCGGGCCGCTGATCTTCACACAGATGTTTGGTTATTTCACGCGGCCCGAGGCGGCCGTCACCTTTGCCGGTGCGCCTTATCTCACCGCCGCCGTGCTCATCTTCTTGGCCGCCGCGGTATTCCTCACCAGGGTTCGGGTCCGTGAGCCGGCCGAGGCGCTGGAAGCGGCCGGCTGA
- a CDS encoding aldo/keto reductase — MQTYRLGKTGPEVSVIGLGCMGMSGMYGPSDRAESIATIHAALDAGVNLLDTGDFYGMGHNEMLIGEALKGRRRENAIISVKFGALRDPAGSWDGIDARPVAVKNFLAYSLQRLGLDYIDIYRPARLDPNVPIEDTVGAIADLVKSGHVRHIGLSEVGAETIRRAAAVAPIVDLQIEYSLVSRGIEEKILPTTRELGISITAYGVLSRGLISGHWQKGLAAAGDFRAYSPRFQDGNIEQNLALVEKLREIAEAKSVSVAQIAIAWVAAKGKDIVPIIGARRRDRLTEALGSRAVDLSADDFEAIERAVPKGAAAGGRYPEQMLQHMDSEK; from the coding sequence ATGCAGACCTATCGCTTGGGAAAGACGGGACCCGAAGTCTCGGTCATCGGCCTCGGCTGCATGGGCATGTCGGGGATGTATGGCCCCTCTGACCGCGCCGAAAGCATCGCGACGATCCATGCCGCGCTCGATGCGGGCGTCAACCTGCTCGACACCGGCGATTTTTATGGCATGGGCCATAACGAAATGCTGATCGGCGAGGCTTTGAAGGGCCGCAGGCGCGAAAATGCCATCATTAGCGTCAAGTTCGGCGCGCTGCGCGATCCTGCCGGCAGCTGGGACGGCATCGATGCCCGCCCGGTCGCGGTGAAGAACTTCCTCGCCTATTCGCTGCAGCGTCTCGGCCTCGATTATATCGACATCTACCGCCCTGCCCGCCTCGATCCGAATGTGCCGATCGAGGACACCGTCGGCGCCATCGCCGATCTGGTGAAATCCGGTCATGTCCGACATATCGGTCTGTCGGAAGTCGGCGCCGAGACGATCCGCCGTGCCGCCGCTGTCGCGCCGATCGTCGATCTCCAGATTGAATATTCGCTGGTCTCTCGCGGCATCGAAGAGAAGATCCTGCCGACGACACGCGAGCTCGGCATCTCGATCACCGCTTACGGGGTGCTCTCGCGCGGCCTCATCAGCGGCCACTGGCAGAAGGGCTTGGCCGCGGCCGGCGACTTTCGCGCCTACAGCCCGCGCTTCCAGGACGGCAATATCGAGCAGAACCTCGCCCTCGTGGAAAAACTCCGCGAGATCGCCGAGGCAAAGAGCGTCTCGGTCGCCCAGATCGCCATCGCCTGGGTCGCCGCCAAGGGCAAGGATATCGTCCCGATCATCGGCGCGCGCCGCCGCGACCGGCTCACCGAAGCGCTCGGCTCACGTGCGGTGGATCTGTCGGCAGACGATTTCGAAGCCATCGAACGCGCCGTGCCGAAGGGCGCTGCCGCCGGCGGGCGTTATCCGGAGCAGATGCTGCAGCATATGGATAGTGAGAAGTAA
- the ypfJ gene encoding KPN_02809 family neutral zinc metallopeptidase yields the protein MEWRGRRQSDNIEDRRGDPSSGGFGRGGGFSFPSGGGVRRAGGGLSIGTIIFLVIIYFIFKMMGVDLLQVLDTGSMTSGPGYEQSQSEGTRTPANDEMTAFMRTVLAETEDTWNGIFQSQGRTYEEPRLVLFSGATASACGSASAATGPFYCPGDHKVYLDTDFFQELSDRFGASGDFAEAYVVAHEVGHHVQNLLGILPKFNEARKRMSEEDANKMSVRVELQADCFAGIWGKFTQQKGLLESGDLEEALNAAQQIGDDTLQKRSQGYVVPESFNHGTSAQRVRWFKRGFDSGQLSACDTFSGPV from the coding sequence ATGGAATGGAGAGGCCGGCGTCAGTCCGACAATATCGAAGATCGCCGCGGCGATCCGAGCAGCGGCGGGTTCGGCCGCGGCGGCGGCTTCAGCTTTCCTTCCGGCGGCGGCGTTCGCCGCGCTGGCGGCGGGTTGAGCATCGGCACGATCATTTTCCTCGTCATCATCTATTTCATCTTCAAGATGATGGGCGTCGATCTGCTGCAGGTGCTCGACACCGGCAGCATGACGAGCGGCCCCGGCTACGAGCAGAGCCAGTCCGAAGGCACGCGCACGCCCGCCAATGACGAAATGACCGCCTTCATGCGCACTGTGCTCGCCGAGACCGAGGATACGTGGAACGGGATCTTCCAGTCGCAGGGCCGGACCTACGAGGAGCCGCGCCTCGTGCTGTTCTCGGGCGCGACAGCATCGGCCTGCGGCTCGGCATCGGCAGCGACCGGGCCGTTCTACTGCCCCGGCGATCATAAGGTCTATCTGGACACGGATTTCTTCCAGGAACTCTCCGACCGGTTCGGCGCTTCGGGCGATTTCGCCGAAGCCTATGTCGTCGCCCATGAGGTCGGCCACCATGTGCAGAACCTGCTCGGCATCCTGCCGAAGTTCAATGAGGCCCGCAAGCGCATGAGCGAGGAGGATGCCAACAAGATGTCGGTGCGCGTCGAGCTGCAGGCCGATTGCTTTGCCGGCATCTGGGGCAAATTTACCCAGCAGAAGGGGCTGCTGGAGTCCGGCGACCTGGAGGAAGCACTGAACGCCGCCCAGCAGATCGGTGACGACACGCTGCAGAAACGGTCGCAGGGTTACGTCGTGCCTGAGAGTTTCAACCACGGCACCTCTGCGCAGCGCGTCCGATGGTTCAAACGCGGCTTCGACAGCGGCCAGCTATCAGCTTGTGACACGTTCTCGGGGCCGGTTTAA
- a CDS encoding zinc-dependent alcohol dehydrogenase family protein, with product MKAVRLEATGKLGLCEIEKPAPGPGELLVRVEACGICGTDRHIFHGEFPSKPPVTLGHEFAGIVEAVGAGVTDFLPGMRVTGDPNISCGGCEECRRGRVNLCRKLQAIGIHRDGGFAEYVCMPESQAFALPTDLDPLHGAFCEPLACCIHGVDLAGLKTGSSALVLGGGVIGLLTIQLARLAGATRIVLVTRSAEKRRLAESLGATATADPGNVDLVARIIAEDGLLPGGADVVFECAGVAETMQQAPRLARRGGTAVILGVMPQGATIEIEPFDLLFREVALISSFVNPFTHARAADLIASGSVRVDPLISRRIGLEEAPDAITNPARSGEIRVLVVPDEK from the coding sequence ATGAAGGCCGTACGCCTGGAAGCAACAGGAAAGTTGGGGCTGTGCGAGATCGAAAAGCCGGCACCAGGCCCGGGCGAACTGCTGGTCCGCGTCGAAGCCTGCGGCATCTGCGGCACCGACCGCCATATCTTCCATGGCGAATTTCCTTCCAAGCCGCCGGTGACGCTCGGCCATGAATTTGCAGGCATCGTCGAGGCGGTTGGAGCCGGCGTGACCGATTTTCTCCCCGGCATGCGCGTGACCGGCGATCCCAACATCTCTTGCGGCGGCTGCGAGGAATGCCGGCGCGGCCGCGTCAATCTCTGCCGAAAGCTGCAGGCGATCGGCATCCACCGCGACGGCGGCTTCGCCGAATATGTCTGCATGCCTGAAAGTCAGGCCTTCGCTCTGCCGACCGATCTCGATCCGCTTCACGGCGCCTTCTGCGAGCCGCTCGCCTGCTGCATCCACGGCGTCGATCTCGCCGGGCTGAAAACCGGCTCGTCGGCCCTGGTGCTCGGCGGCGGCGTCATCGGCCTGCTCACAATTCAGCTGGCACGGCTTGCCGGCGCGACCCGCATCGTGCTGGTGACGCGCAGCGCCGAAAAGCGGCGGCTGGCCGAAAGCCTTGGCGCGACGGCAACGGCCGATCCCGGTAACGTCGATCTCGTTGCCCGTATCATCGCCGAAGACGGGCTTCTGCCCGGCGGCGCCGACGTCGTCTTCGAATGCGCCGGTGTGGCCGAGACGATGCAGCAGGCGCCCCGGCTTGCCCGACGCGGCGGCACCGCCGTCATTCTCGGCGTCATGCCGCAGGGCGCCACGATCGAGATCGAACCCTTCGATCTGCTGTTTCGCGAAGTCGCGCTGATCAGTTCCTTCGTCAATCCCTTCACCCATGCCCGCGCCGCCGATCTCATCGCCTCCGGCAGCGTCAGAGTCGACCCGCTGATATCCAGGCGGATCGGGCTGGAGGAGGCCCCGGACGCGATCACCAATCCGGCCCGCAGCGGCGAAATTCGGGTGCTCGTCGTGCCGGACGAGAAATAG